A genomic region of Catalinimonas niigatensis contains the following coding sequences:
- a CDS encoding sulfatase family protein, whose amino-acid sequence MNQATTIFTIQKLLLSLLIFLLFWSCQQNTTDEGAEQTSSEPSGQPNFVIIFADDLGYGDLGVYGHPTIKTPHLDQMAREGQKWTNFYVGASVCTPSRAALLTGRLPVRNGMSSNKSRVLFPNSLHGLPEGEITLAEQLKKAGYATAAIGKWHLGHREQYLPTNNGFDLYFGIPYSNDMDRVTDKNYWEFADSIPTDYYNVPLMRNTEIIERPADQNTITKRYTEEAIGFIKEHKEEPFFVYLAHNLPHIPLFASEEFLGKSERGLYGDVVEEIDHGVGQILATLKEQGLAENTIVVFTSDNGPWLSFKTHGGSAGLLRAGKGTTWEGGMREPCIFWAPDRIKPAVITGLGTTMDLFTTFSTMAGVAIPDDRVMDGVDLTATLFHKEPSPREAVLYYRGPELYAVRLGDYKAHYFTQGEYGMFGGKEAHATPVLYNLSVDPSEQYDVAEQHPEIIEQINAYVKEHRSNLVVGEDQLADRE is encoded by the coding sequence ATGAATCAAGCTACTACAATTTTTACTATTCAGAAGCTCTTATTAAGCTTATTAATCTTCCTGCTGTTTTGGTCCTGTCAGCAGAACACGACTGATGAAGGAGCTGAACAAACAAGCAGTGAACCGTCGGGGCAGCCTAACTTCGTCATTATATTTGCCGATGATCTGGGTTATGGCGATTTGGGGGTGTATGGACATCCTACCATCAAGACACCTCACCTGGATCAAATGGCCCGGGAAGGACAAAAATGGACTAATTTTTATGTAGGTGCCAGTGTTTGCACACCTAGCAGGGCAGCTTTGCTCACCGGGCGTTTGCCAGTTAGAAATGGGATGAGCAGCAACAAAAGCAGGGTGCTCTTTCCGAATTCACTGCATGGTTTGCCGGAAGGTGAAATCACCCTGGCAGAGCAACTCAAAAAAGCTGGCTATGCTACCGCAGCTATCGGCAAATGGCATTTGGGTCATCGGGAGCAATACCTGCCTACCAACAATGGCTTTGATCTGTATTTTGGCATTCCCTATTCCAATGATATGGATAGAGTAACCGACAAAAACTACTGGGAATTTGCCGACTCAATACCTACTGACTATTATAATGTCCCCTTGATGCGGAATACCGAAATTATAGAGCGTCCGGCAGATCAAAATACGATTACCAAAAGATATACCGAAGAAGCTATTGGCTTTATTAAAGAACATAAAGAAGAACCTTTCTTTGTCTATCTGGCACATAACCTTCCTCATATTCCACTCTTTGCTTCTGAGGAGTTTCTGGGCAAAAGTGAGCGGGGATTATATGGAGATGTAGTAGAAGAGATTGACCATGGGGTAGGGCAAATTCTGGCAACTTTGAAAGAACAAGGACTGGCAGAGAATACAATCGTTGTCTTCACTTCGGACAATGGTCCCTGGTTATCTTTTAAAACGCATGGAGGCAGTGCCGGATTGCTGAGAGCCGGAAAAGGTACTACCTGGGAAGGTGGCATGAGAGAACCCTGCATCTTTTGGGCACCGGACAGGATCAAACCCGCTGTGATTACCGGTCTGGGTACGACTATGGATCTGTTTACTACCTTCAGTACTATGGCTGGTGTTGCTATTCCTGATGATAGGGTTATGGATGGCGTGGATCTCACAGCTACTTTATTTCATAAGGAACCCAGCCCGAGAGAAGCTGTGCTCTATTATCGCGGACCTGAGCTATATGCTGTTCGCCTGGGTGATTATAAAGCCCACTATTTCACCCAGGGCGAATATGGAATGTTCGGGGGAAAAGAGGCACATGCCACACCTGTTCTTTATAATCTGAGTGTAGATCCTTCAGAGCAATATGATGTGGCAGAACAGCATCCTGAAATTATAGAACAGATTAATGCTTATGTCAAAGAACACCGCTCAAATTTAGTGGTAGGTGAAGACCAACTGGCGGATAGAGAATAA
- a CDS encoding sulfatase-like hydrolase/transferase, producing MKKHTYIFMIGAIFNLLFSITSAAQDQPNILWIVSEDNSPLIGAYGDEFATTPNIDQLASEGVLYQNAFAAAPVCAPSRSTLITGVWPTSMGTQHMRSTYPIPEMIKFFPRYLREAGYYTSNNVKKDYNTVDQPEAWDESSNEATYKNRKEGQPFFSVFNTTISHESSLHEPLASLAHDPEKVPIPPYHPRTPEMKHDWAQYYDKVQMMDAKVGEVLKELEASGLAENTIVFYYSDHGGVLGRSKRFMYESGLHIPLIIRFPEKYQHLAPGKAGSKTDRIVTFVDFAPTILSMAGVKIPEYMQGQAFLGEQQAESREYAPAFRGRMDERIDMSRSVRDKKYRYIRNYLPHKIYAQHIEYLWRAPSMQSWEQAYRAGELNEVQAKFWGTKPVEELYDVEADPHNVKNLAEDPQHQSILQRMRKANQQWMLDVRDVGFIPEAMIEDIAKNTTLYEYARSGVYPLKQIIRAVEEVTEGDTRKIEKHLLSENPVIRYWAATAATIHTEKAAAVKEELKKLTHDPETAVRIAAAEALYHLGEKELAVQTLNDALTVDNEMARVQAINVLETMQQDAKSALPAVKAILPDDPDNNDYDVRAARSLVEKLENN from the coding sequence ATGAAAAAACATACGTATATCTTTATGATCGGTGCCATCTTTAATCTCTTGTTTAGCATAACATCAGCGGCACAAGACCAACCCAATATCCTCTGGATCGTGAGTGAAGACAACAGTCCGTTGATAGGAGCCTATGGAGATGAGTTTGCCACTACACCAAATATTGATCAGTTAGCCTCTGAAGGGGTACTCTACCAAAATGCTTTTGCTGCTGCTCCGGTCTGCGCCCCTTCACGCTCTACTTTGATCACTGGCGTATGGCCCACTAGCATGGGTACGCAACACATGCGCAGCACCTATCCCATTCCTGAGATGATCAAGTTTTTTCCCAGATACCTGAGAGAAGCAGGTTATTACACCAGTAACAATGTCAAGAAAGACTACAATACCGTAGACCAGCCCGAAGCCTGGGACGAATCCAGCAACGAGGCTACTTACAAGAACAGGAAAGAAGGTCAGCCTTTCTTCTCTGTATTTAACACCACCATCTCTCATGAGAGCTCACTGCACGAGCCGCTGGCAAGCCTTGCCCATGATCCTGAGAAAGTACCCATTCCCCCTTACCATCCGCGTACTCCTGAGATGAAGCATGACTGGGCACAATACTATGACAAAGTGCAGATGATGGATGCCAAAGTAGGAGAGGTGCTCAAAGAACTGGAAGCATCGGGTCTGGCTGAAAATACCATCGTCTTTTACTACAGCGATCATGGAGGGGTGCTGGGCAGAAGTAAGCGCTTTATGTATGAATCAGGTTTGCACATACCACTCATCATCCGCTTTCCTGAAAAGTACCAGCATCTGGCACCGGGCAAAGCAGGCAGCAAAACCGACCGCATAGTAACTTTTGTAGACTTTGCACCCACCATCCTGAGCATGGCCGGAGTGAAAATACCAGAATACATGCAGGGACAGGCTTTTCTGGGAGAGCAGCAGGCAGAGTCCAGAGAATATGCTCCGGCATTTAGGGGTAGAATGGATGAACGTATAGACATGTCAAGATCAGTAAGAGACAAAAAATACCGCTACATCAGAAACTATTTGCCCCATAAGATTTACGCCCAACATATAGAATACCTGTGGAGAGCCCCGTCTATGCAATCCTGGGAGCAGGCTTATCGTGCCGGTGAGCTCAATGAAGTGCAGGCAAAATTCTGGGGCACCAAGCCAGTAGAAGAGTTGTATGATGTAGAAGCTGACCCGCATAACGTAAAAAACCTGGCAGAAGACCCACAGCATCAGTCTATACTGCAACGAATGCGAAAAGCCAATCAGCAGTGGATGCTTGATGTCAGAGATGTGGGCTTCATTCCTGAGGCCATGATAGAAGACATAGCCAAAAATACGACTTTGTACGAATATGCCAGGAGCGGAGTGTATCCTCTGAAGCAAATCATCAGGGCAGTGGAAGAGGTAACAGAAGGAGATACCAGGAAAATAGAAAAGCATCTGCTGTCGGAAAATCCGGTGATACGCTACTGGGCAGCTACAGCCGCTACTATACATACAGAAAAAGCTGCTGCGGTGAAAGAGGAGTTAAAGAAGCTTACCCATGATCCGGAAACTGCTGTACGTATAGCCGCCGCAGAAGCTTTGTATCATCTGGGAGAAAAAGAGCTTGCTGTACAGACGCTAAACGATGCCCTGACAGTAGACAATGAAATGGCAAGGGTACAGGCCATCAATGTACTGGAAACCATGCAGCAAGATGCAAAATCTGCTTTACCTGCTGTGAAAGCCATACTACCTGATGATCCAGACAACAATGACTACGATGTGAGGGCAGCACGCAGTCTGGTGGAAAAGTTGGAAAATAATTAA
- a CDS encoding class I SAM-dependent methyltransferase, translated as MADKVDLDYTYSTLDQIFRLSIGETGDYSGAKYDGDFSMSLEEAQRAKHAFIADQLNIISGSNVLDMGCGWGPFVRYATEERGAHCIGLSLSEGQVKSCRQKGMEVYLKDCRTITPKDFGTFDAIVSLGAFEHFCSVEEYKAGQQETLYRRFFQTVYNLLPARGRFYLQTMVYDKNMMAYEDIDIHASKGSDAYIMALMLKQFPGSWLPYGSEMVIRNAEPLFKLIHISSGKRDYIETLQQWKKRFRSFQLKKYGLYLQKYMTDKEFRHKVAVFGIDANKICFEREIMDHYRMVFEKIEK; from the coding sequence ATGGCAGATAAAGTAGATTTAGATTATACCTATTCTACACTTGACCAGATATTTCGGCTGAGTATAGGAGAAACAGGCGACTACAGTGGCGCTAAGTATGATGGAGACTTTTCTATGTCATTGGAAGAGGCGCAAAGAGCCAAACATGCTTTTATCGCTGACCAACTAAACATTATTTCAGGGAGTAATGTGCTGGATATGGGATGTGGCTGGGGGCCTTTTGTCCGATATGCAACAGAAGAAAGAGGAGCACACTGTATTGGTCTTAGTTTATCGGAAGGTCAGGTCAAATCTTGCCGTCAAAAAGGAATGGAGGTTTACCTGAAAGATTGTAGAACGATCACACCTAAAGACTTTGGTACCTTCGATGCCATAGTATCTCTGGGAGCCTTTGAGCATTTTTGTTCAGTAGAAGAATACAAGGCTGGGCAGCAGGAAACATTGTATCGGAGATTTTTTCAGACCGTTTATAACTTGTTGCCTGCAAGAGGAAGGTTCTACTTGCAGACCATGGTCTATGATAAAAACATGATGGCTTATGAAGATATAGATATACATGCCTCAAAGGGTTCTGATGCTTATATCATGGCTTTGATGCTTAAACAGTTTCCTGGTTCCTGGTTACCCTACGGTTCAGAAATGGTGATCAGAAATGCTGAACCTCTGTTTAAGCTCATTCACATCAGTAGTGGTAAACGGGATTACATAGAAACCTTACAACAATGGAAAAAAAGATTTCGTAGCTTTCAGCTTAAGAAATACGGATTGTACTTGCAGAAATATATGACAGACAAAGAGTTTAGGCATAAAGTAGCTGTATTTGGCATTGATGCTAATAAAATTTGCTTTGAGCGGGAGATCATGGATCATTACCGTATGGTATTTGAGAAGATAGAAAAATAA
- a CDS encoding tetratricopeptide repeat protein, with the protein MSILTSITLAAQANSSIDSLLALLPTVQKKDQVDILNQLGEAYRYQDISQSTLFLVEALSLANKLEYKPGISVAQLNLGANAIIRGDLEAGILHTRQALQLFKILKDQTGVANAKKNLGILAYFEGDYAQAKSDYQAALKLFLQTNDTRGQAKCYANIGLVLTLQGEYEKALANFFQSLRCNEQLNNQDGIASDYVYIAQIYQHSHELVKAIDYQKKALTIFENTNNQIRQSLLLSDIGKSHHHQKSWKKALEYYENALKLQKVLGNERDIGTTLGNMGAVYEEIGQINKARKHYQASLKIARRVGNETAIPALLLNLAELELQQSAYQTAEKYLNQAFSMSKRMGHKEDLQQVFHLFYLMYEAQKNYPKALHHYQISRTYQDSLFNEEKSRQMAELQTSYEVEKKEQQITAQAQEIGLLAENRLIEERLRMVLFIALGLLFLLILFVYSRYRLKQRSAQLLNEKNQEIQQKNIRISQMNQELEKRMLRAQMDPHFIFNSLNSIQHFITTNDKTSALKYLSKFSKLIRRVLENSVNTQVPVADEITLLKHYIELERLRFDHCFDYQMYVDASVDIHDTEIPFLLIQPYVENALVHGLRYKAEGGRLMIEMKKAGNALLCVVEDNGVGRDEARRHRLQNAFPSRGMSLTQQRLETLNHKRIEKTSVCTQDLVDAQGNPSGTRVEILVPLTDDLCLVPSL; encoded by the coding sequence TTGTCCATACTTACAAGCATCACCTTAGCTGCGCAGGCTAATTCTTCCATAGACAGTCTGCTTGCCCTACTGCCTACAGTCCAAAAAAAGGATCAGGTTGATATCCTGAACCAGCTGGGAGAAGCTTATCGATACCAGGATATTAGCCAATCCACCCTTTTTTTAGTTGAGGCTTTGAGCTTAGCGAACAAATTAGAATACAAACCTGGGATAAGTGTAGCTCAACTTAATCTTGGGGCAAACGCAATTATCAGGGGTGATTTGGAAGCTGGAATCTTACATACTCGTCAGGCCCTGCAGTTATTTAAGATTTTGAAAGACCAGACTGGAGTTGCTAATGCCAAGAAGAACCTGGGCATACTGGCCTACTTTGAAGGCGATTATGCACAGGCAAAAAGTGATTACCAGGCTGCTTTAAAACTTTTTCTCCAGACAAATGATACCAGAGGACAGGCAAAATGCTACGCCAATATAGGTTTGGTTTTAACCTTACAGGGTGAATACGAAAAAGCATTGGCCAATTTTTTTCAAAGTTTGCGTTGCAATGAGCAGCTTAACAACCAGGATGGAATTGCCAGCGACTACGTATATATAGCTCAGATCTATCAACATTCCCATGAGCTTGTCAAGGCCATAGACTATCAGAAAAAAGCATTGACCATTTTTGAAAACACAAATAATCAGATTCGGCAATCACTCTTACTCAGTGATATAGGAAAATCCCATCATCACCAAAAATCCTGGAAAAAAGCACTGGAATATTACGAAAACGCGCTGAAACTACAGAAGGTGCTTGGAAACGAGCGGGATATCGGGACTACCTTAGGCAATATGGGAGCTGTTTATGAAGAAATAGGTCAGATAAATAAGGCAAGGAAGCATTATCAGGCATCCCTTAAGATAGCCAGAAGAGTAGGTAACGAGACTGCTATTCCTGCTTTATTACTCAACCTGGCAGAATTAGAACTACAGCAAAGCGCTTATCAAACCGCTGAAAAATACCTGAACCAGGCCTTCTCTATGTCCAAAAGAATGGGCCATAAAGAAGATCTGCAACAAGTTTTTCATCTCTTTTACCTGATGTATGAAGCTCAAAAAAATTACCCTAAAGCACTTCATCATTACCAAATCTCAAGAACCTATCAGGATAGTCTGTTCAATGAAGAAAAATCCAGACAGATGGCAGAATTGCAAACCAGCTATGAAGTAGAGAAAAAAGAGCAGCAAATTACCGCTCAGGCGCAGGAAATAGGTTTGCTTGCAGAAAACAGATTGATAGAAGAACGCTTGCGCATGGTTTTGTTCATAGCTTTAGGATTACTTTTCTTATTAATCCTTTTTGTCTATAGCAGGTATCGCCTTAAACAGAGATCAGCACAGTTGCTCAACGAAAAAAATCAGGAAATTCAGCAAAAAAATATCCGGATCAGTCAGATGAACCAGGAACTGGAAAAGCGAATGTTGCGTGCCCAGATGGACCCGCATTTCATTTTCAATTCACTCAATTCTATTCAGCATTTTATCACCACCAATGACAAAACTTCTGCACTGAAGTACTTGTCTAAGTTTTCCAAATTGATTCGCAGGGTATTGGAGAATTCTGTCAATACCCAGGTGCCTGTTGCCGATGAGATTACACTTTTGAAGCATTACATTGAATTAGAGCGTTTACGCTTTGACCACTGCTTCGATTATCAGATGTATGTAGACGCATCGGTGGATATTCATGACACGGAAATCCCATTCCTACTCATTCAACCCTACGTGGAGAACGCGTTGGTACATGGACTGCGCTACAAAGCCGAAGGAGGCCGGTTAATGATTGAGATGAAAAAGGCGGGCAATGCCTTGTTATGTGTAGTAGAAGATAATGGTGTGGGAAGAGATGAGGCGAGAAGACACCGACTTCAAAACGCTTTTCCATCACGGGGAATGTCGCTAACTCAGCAAAGACTTGAAACGCTAAACCATAAGCGGATAGAGAAAACCAGCGTTTGTACTCAAGATCTGGTAGATGCGCAGGGAAATCCTAGTGGAACGCGTGTAGAAATTTTAGTACCCCTAACTGATGACCTATGCTTAGTACCATCATTGTAG
- a CDS encoding LytR/AlgR family response regulator transcription factor, translated as MLSTIIVEDELHSREALKNLISEYCPEVSVQAVAASVKEGVELVNMLKPDLLLLDIALNQGTGFDLLKLVQKRTFDVIFTTAYEHYALRAIKFSAIDYLLKPIDLEELQISIRKVLAKQQTSSYNQQIDTLLCNLQNHNYRQHTITLTTSEGLLFVPVHEIIRLEAMGSYTQFHLINTKKILVSKHLKEYELLLRDADFYRIHQSHLINLNEVAKYVKSEGGYVVLKDQTRIKVSNSRKELFFSRMHYQARM; from the coding sequence ATGCTTAGTACCATCATTGTAGAAGATGAACTACACAGTCGTGAAGCATTAAAAAACCTGATCAGCGAATACTGTCCTGAAGTGTCAGTTCAGGCGGTGGCGGCTTCTGTAAAAGAAGGTGTAGAGCTTGTAAATATGCTGAAGCCAGATTTGCTTTTATTGGATATTGCCCTCAATCAAGGCACCGGCTTCGATCTGCTTAAGCTAGTGCAGAAGCGAACTTTTGACGTCATCTTTACCACAGCCTATGAGCATTATGCACTTCGCGCCATCAAATTCAGCGCGATTGATTATCTGCTCAAACCCATTGATTTAGAAGAACTTCAGATCTCTATCAGGAAAGTGCTTGCCAAGCAACAAACTTCATCATATAATCAGCAGATTGACACGCTGCTTTGTAATCTGCAAAACCATAATTATCGTCAACATACCATCACTTTAACAACTTCTGAAGGGCTCCTCTTTGTGCCGGTACACGAAATTATCCGGCTGGAAGCTATGGGGTCATACACCCAGTTTCATCTCATCAATACTAAAAAGATCCTGGTAAGTAAACATCTGAAAGAATATGAACTACTGCTGAGAGATGCAGACTTTTACCGCATTCATCAATCCCACCTTATCAATCTGAATGAGGTAGCAAAATATGTAAAATCAGAAGGAGGATACGTGGTACTGAAGGACCAGACCCGGATAAAAGTCTCCAACAGCCGTAAAGAACTCTTCTTCAGCCGAATGCATTATCAGGCTCGGATGTAA
- a CDS encoding Gfo/Idh/MocA family protein has translation MKSGRRKFLQSAAQIATGISISAVPEHVFATNSPKKAIRPLFSANETIRVGLIGCNNMGWHNLNSMLKHEGVECIALCDVDSNVLDKRAAELEEKTSKKASLYRDYRKLLDNKDVDAVIIGTPDHWHCLQMIHACEAGKDVYVEKPIANSIEECNLMVAAAQRYQRVVQVGQWQRSDPHWEHALEYVPSGKLGKVRSVKSWAYTSYGRSFPVKANESVPAGVDYEMWLGPAPHRAFNPNRFHGSFRYFWDYAGGLMTDWGVHMIDMALAGMQVTTPLSVSATGGKYADPDSAAETPDTLQVLYDFGNFSMQWEQTLGSAVGPYNRNQPGVAFIGTQGTLVIDRSQWEILPEEEDGKFMTERLPVQKSQGSGLDLHTLNFLECIKSRQPTRCTIDMGRTAAVNAQLGNIAYRSGKKVFWDEKKNMVLHDAEIHKMTKAHYRTPWKLPKV, from the coding sequence ATGAAGTCAGGCAGACGAAAATTCTTGCAAAGCGCAGCACAGATAGCTACCGGGATCAGTATTAGCGCTGTACCTGAACATGTTTTTGCAACTAACTCTCCAAAAAAAGCAATCCGGCCGCTTTTTTCAGCCAACGAAACGATAAGGGTAGGTCTGATTGGATGTAACAATATGGGTTGGCATAATTTAAATTCTATGCTGAAGCATGAGGGTGTTGAGTGTATTGCTCTCTGTGATGTGGATAGCAATGTGTTGGATAAGCGCGCAGCTGAACTGGAAGAGAAAACAAGTAAGAAAGCCAGCCTATACCGCGATTACCGGAAGTTACTGGACAACAAAGATGTGGATGCCGTCATTATAGGCACCCCGGATCACTGGCACTGCCTACAAATGATTCATGCCTGTGAGGCTGGAAAAGATGTATATGTGGAGAAACCCATTGCCAACTCTATTGAGGAGTGTAACCTGATGGTAGCCGCAGCACAACGCTATCAACGAGTTGTACAGGTTGGTCAGTGGCAGCGCAGCGACCCGCACTGGGAACATGCGCTGGAATATGTACCGTCGGGCAAACTAGGAAAAGTCCGTTCAGTAAAAAGCTGGGCGTATACCAGTTATGGCAGAAGTTTTCCGGTTAAAGCAAATGAGTCTGTACCTGCCGGAGTGGATTATGAGATGTGGCTGGGGCCTGCGCCTCACCGCGCTTTTAATCCCAATCGTTTTCATGGTAGCTTTCGCTACTTCTGGGATTATGCAGGAGGGCTAATGACAGACTGGGGTGTGCATATGATTGACATGGCTTTGGCGGGTATGCAGGTAACTACCCCTCTTTCTGTTTCTGCCACCGGAGGGAAATATGCTGATCCTGACAGTGCTGCAGAAACTCCTGATACACTACAAGTTCTCTATGATTTTGGAAACTTCTCTATGCAGTGGGAACAGACTTTGGGCAGCGCAGTAGGGCCTTACAATCGTAATCAACCTGGTGTCGCTTTCATTGGTACTCAGGGAACTTTAGTGATAGACAGAAGCCAATGGGAAATACTGCCTGAAGAAGAAGATGGTAAGTTTATGACTGAACGGCTTCCTGTACAAAAGTCTCAAGGCTCTGGTCTGGATTTGCATACCCTTAACTTTCTGGAATGTATCAAATCCCGTCAACCCACCCGCTGTACCATAGATATGGGACGTACAGCTGCGGTCAATGCCCAGCTGGGCAATATTGCTTATCGCTCAGGAAAGAAAGTATTCTGGGATGAGAAAAAAAACATGGTGCTTCACGACGCTGAAATTCATAAAATGACAAAGGCTCACTATCGCACTCCCTGGAAACTGCCGAAAGTATAG